One genomic window of Nakamurella panacisegetis includes the following:
- a CDS encoding 5'-3' exonuclease, whose protein sequence is MLQLLDLAGIYFRAFHGVPASTVGPDGRPVNAIRGTLDIVRRVILDGRPTRVVACLDLDWRPAWRVELIPTYKTHRVAESDNSQPLLDGGTAVEQVPDELAPQIPVLLEVLSAVGIAIAGAPGFEADDVIGTLAARERRDPVEVVTGDRDLFQLARDEPTPVRVRYIGAGMSKVQVLDTAGVAAKHGIPAGRYPDFAALRGDPSDGLPGVPGVGDKTAAGLVNSFGSIESLVAALVDPSSSMTPSQRAKLTPALAYLRVAPKVVRVATDAGVTITPSGDGRLPGTPVDPDRLVELAEQYGLHSPVARLIDALGRA, encoded by the coding sequence ATGCTGCAACTGTTGGACTTGGCGGGCATCTACTTCCGGGCGTTCCACGGGGTGCCGGCATCGACGGTCGGTCCGGACGGGCGTCCGGTCAACGCCATCCGGGGGACCCTGGACATCGTGCGGCGGGTGATCCTGGACGGCCGACCGACCAGGGTCGTCGCCTGCCTCGACCTGGACTGGCGACCGGCCTGGCGGGTGGAGCTGATTCCCACCTACAAGACCCACCGAGTGGCCGAATCGGACAACTCTCAACCTCTGCTAGACGGTGGGACCGCCGTCGAGCAGGTACCGGACGAGCTGGCTCCGCAGATCCCGGTGTTGCTCGAGGTGCTGTCCGCGGTCGGTATCGCCATCGCCGGGGCGCCCGGTTTCGAGGCCGACGACGTCATCGGCACTCTGGCCGCCCGCGAACGCCGTGACCCGGTCGAAGTCGTCACCGGCGACCGGGACCTGTTCCAGTTGGCCCGTGACGAACCGACTCCGGTGCGGGTGCGGTACATCGGGGCCGGCATGAGCAAGGTGCAGGTGCTCGACACCGCCGGCGTGGCCGCCAAACACGGGATTCCGGCCGGGCGGTACCCCGACTTCGCCGCGCTCCGCGGAGACCCCTCCGACGGGCTGCCGGGCGTGCCCGGGGTGGGCGACAAGACGGCCGCCGGTCTCGTCAACTCATTCGGCTCCATCGAGTCACTGGTCGCGGCGCTCGTCGACCCCTCGTCGTCGATGACGCCCTCCCAGCGGGCCAAGCTCACCCCGGCCCTGGCCTACCTGCGGGTGGCCCCGAAGGTGGTCCGGGTGGCCACCGACGCCGGCGTCACGATCACCCCGTCCGGTGACGGGCGCCTGCCCGGTACCCCGGTCGATCCAGACCGGCTGGTGGAGCTGGCCGAGCAATACGGCCTCCATTCACCGGTGGCCCGGCTGATCGACGCCCTCGGGCGGGCGTAG
- a CDS encoding M24 family metallopeptidase yields MSADSVPAGIPTAGGESAFADRLTRLGAQAAKAGADVVIISPGADLAYFAGHSVPSHERLTALVVPVEGDPQMVVPALERPGWTGSPIEHLGVPFSTWTDGMDPYQVLVALLPAGARVLAVDYHMPAVHALGISWAVPGSELTLAGEAIGELRMRKEEDEIAALAEVGAAIDRVHGRVGEFLRAGRTEAEVAADIAAAIVEEGHTQAEFVIVASGVNGASPHHEASEKVIEPGDPVVVDIGGPNRTGYYSDCTRTYRVAGPSSDPDVEEIYEIVRRAQQAGIDAVRPGVSAESIDRASRAVIEAAGYGQYFITRTGHGIGLEVHEHPYMVSGNTLPLEVGMAFSIEPGIYLPGRFGVRIEDVVVVGADGAILMNRADKALRTVGG; encoded by the coding sequence ATGTCCGCCGATTCGGTTCCCGCAGGAATTCCCACCGCTGGGGGAGAGTCGGCCTTCGCCGATCGCCTGACCCGCCTCGGCGCCCAGGCCGCGAAGGCCGGAGCCGACGTGGTGATCATCTCGCCCGGGGCCGATCTGGCCTATTTCGCCGGCCACTCGGTGCCCTCGCACGAACGCCTGACGGCGCTGGTCGTTCCGGTCGAGGGTGATCCGCAGATGGTGGTTCCGGCCCTGGAGCGGCCCGGTTGGACCGGCAGCCCGATCGAGCATCTCGGGGTTCCGTTCAGCACCTGGACCGACGGCATGGATCCGTACCAGGTGCTCGTCGCGCTACTTCCGGCCGGCGCCCGGGTACTGGCCGTCGACTACCACATGCCCGCGGTCCATGCCCTCGGGATCTCCTGGGCCGTACCGGGTTCGGAGCTGACCCTGGCCGGCGAGGCGATCGGCGAGCTACGCATGCGCAAGGAGGAGGACGAGATCGCGGCCCTGGCCGAGGTCGGTGCCGCCATCGACCGGGTCCACGGACGCGTCGGCGAGTTCCTCCGCGCCGGCCGCACCGAGGCCGAGGTGGCGGCCGACATCGCCGCGGCCATCGTGGAGGAGGGCCACACGCAGGCCGAGTTCGTCATCGTGGCGTCCGGGGTGAACGGGGCCAGCCCACACCACGAGGCGTCCGAAAAGGTGATCGAGCCGGGTGACCCGGTGGTCGTCGACATCGGCGGCCCGAACCGGACCGGGTACTACTCCGACTGCACCCGGACCTACCGCGTCGCCGGTCCGTCGAGCGATCCGGACGTCGAGGAGATCTACGAGATCGTCCGCCGAGCCCAACAGGCCGGCATCGACGCCGTCCGCCCTGGGGTCTCGGCGGAATCGATCGACCGGGCCTCCCGCGCCGTGATCGAGGCGGCCGGGTACGGCCAGTACTTCATCACCCGCACCGGCCACGGCATCGGCCTGGAGGTGCACGAGCACCCGTACATGGTCTCCGGCAACACCTTGCCGCTCGAGGTCGGCATGGCGTTCTCGATCGAGCCGGGGATCTATCTACCGGGTCGATTCGGCGTGCGCATCGAGGACGTCGTGGTCGTCGGTGCAGACGGGGCCATCCTGATGAACCGGGCCGACAAAGCCCTGCGGACCGTGGGGGGATGA
- a CDS encoding Lrp/AsnC family transcriptional regulator, with amino-acid sequence MSGMLEDIDARIAAVLAADGRCSYTELADKVGLSVSAVHQRVRRLEQRGVIRGYAARIDGEQIGLPLTAFVSLTPIDPAEPDDYPQRLLPLPQIEACYSVAGVESYIVKVRVASPSALEALLAQIRATANVSTRTTVVLSTPFEDRPITVGGATPESTTRAEHT; translated from the coding sequence ATGAGCGGCATGCTCGAGGACATCGACGCCCGGATTGCCGCGGTCCTCGCGGCCGACGGCCGCTGCTCCTACACCGAACTGGCCGACAAGGTCGGGCTGTCGGTGTCGGCCGTGCACCAGCGGGTACGCCGGCTGGAACAACGGGGCGTGATCCGCGGCTACGCGGCGAGGATCGACGGTGAACAGATCGGCCTGCCGCTGACCGCCTTCGTCTCGCTGACCCCGATCGATCCGGCCGAACCGGACGACTACCCGCAGCGCCTGCTCCCGCTGCCGCAGATCGAGGCCTGCTACTCGGTGGCCGGGGTCGAGTCCTACATCGTCAAGGTACGGGTGGCGTCGCCGTCCGCTCTTGAGGCCCTGCTGGCCCAGATCCGGGCCACGGCGAACGTGTCGACCCGCACCACGGTGGTGCTGTCCACCCCGTTCGAGGACCGCCCGATCACGGTCGGCGGTGCGACCCCCGAGTCGACGACGCGGGCCGAGCACACCTGA
- a CDS encoding prolyl oligopeptidase family serine peptidase has protein sequence MPDHALTYPHTDRDDTSDVLHGITVADPYRYLEDPDAPRTVAFVDAQNALSRPYLATLPAQAAFASHMTNLLTAPRFGVPWRRGDHYFMIANPGHLDQDQVFASTSLDELSVGNGHLLIDPNTWSADGTAALTGLQVSDDGTLAGYTRSDAGSDWKTIALVDVISGTERPDRLDGAKWLDPIWMPDGASFLYWHYPEVSVPSDDATDSGAYTDETGVGQLALHRLGQPQADDEVIWSRPEAKEWMVGPWVSDDGRWLVLTASPGTDSRTTITVRRIETDADGRSRVRPDETPVVAELADAHSVVGADGDVLYLRTERHAPAGRLVAVDLEHPDAPWRTILSGTPDRILSDVAMARDTFVTVWSVDTASRLEITDRRGVVVAAPELGDLVSFTALRSRASDTEIFVGTTGFDHRARNYRITTDGVVTELPRPAGAVVLPEVTAERRTAPSSDGTPVPMSVVRRADLPPGPHPTLLYGYGGFDIAVPPSFSALFAGWIAAGGVLVVANLRGGGEFGTAWHEAGMRQHKQRVFDDLYGCAEALIADGTTSAAQLAVHGRSNGGLLVGAAITQRPELFAAALPTVGVMDMLRFHRFTIGWAWTSEYGSPDRAEDFPVLHAYSPLHALREGVRYPPTLISTGDHDDRVVPAHSLKFGAQMQFCQAGPGPVLMRIDTRAGHGVGKPARALAQEYADQLAFAARWTGLRSD, from the coding sequence ATGCCCGATCATGCTCTGACCTACCCCCATACCGACCGCGACGACACGAGCGACGTACTGCACGGCATCACGGTCGCCGACCCTTATCGGTATCTGGAGGATCCGGATGCCCCCCGCACGGTGGCTTTCGTCGACGCCCAGAACGCGCTGTCCCGGCCGTATCTCGCGACGCTGCCGGCCCAGGCCGCATTCGCCTCCCACATGACGAACCTGCTGACCGCGCCCCGTTTCGGCGTGCCCTGGCGTCGCGGTGACCACTACTTCATGATCGCCAATCCGGGCCACCTGGACCAGGATCAGGTGTTCGCGTCCACGTCCCTGGACGAACTGAGCGTGGGGAACGGCCACCTGCTGATCGACCCGAACACCTGGAGCGCCGACGGCACCGCCGCTCTGACCGGCCTCCAGGTGAGCGACGACGGCACCCTCGCCGGGTACACCCGCTCCGACGCCGGATCCGACTGGAAGACGATCGCGCTGGTTGACGTCATCTCCGGCACCGAACGGCCGGACCGGCTCGACGGCGCGAAGTGGCTCGACCCGATCTGGATGCCCGACGGCGCCTCGTTCCTGTACTGGCACTACCCGGAGGTCTCGGTGCCGTCCGACGACGCCACCGACTCCGGGGCCTACACGGACGAGACCGGGGTCGGGCAACTGGCCCTGCACCGGCTCGGGCAGCCCCAGGCCGACGACGAGGTGATCTGGTCGAGGCCAGAGGCCAAGGAGTGGATGGTCGGCCCGTGGGTCAGCGACGACGGGCGCTGGCTGGTGCTCACCGCTTCGCCCGGCACCGACTCCCGGACCACGATCACGGTCCGGCGGATCGAGACCGATGCCGATGGCCGCAGCCGGGTGCGTCCGGATGAGACGCCGGTGGTCGCGGAGCTGGCCGACGCCCACTCGGTGGTCGGGGCCGACGGCGACGTGCTCTACCTGCGGACCGAGCGTCACGCGCCGGCCGGCCGTCTGGTCGCCGTCGATCTGGAGCACCCGGACGCGCCCTGGCGGACGATTCTGAGCGGCACGCCGGACCGGATCCTGTCCGACGTGGCCATGGCCCGTGACACCTTCGTCACCGTCTGGTCGGTGGACACCGCGTCCCGACTCGAGATCACCGACCGCCGCGGCGTCGTCGTGGCCGCCCCCGAGCTGGGGGATCTGGTGTCCTTCACCGCGCTCCGATCCCGGGCGTCGGACACGGAGATCTTCGTCGGCACCACCGGTTTCGACCACCGGGCCCGGAACTACCGGATCACCACCGACGGCGTCGTCACCGAGTTGCCGCGCCCGGCCGGAGCGGTCGTGCTGCCCGAGGTGACCGCCGAGCGCCGCACGGCGCCGTCGTCCGACGGAACGCCGGTACCGATGAGCGTCGTCCGGCGGGCCGACCTGCCGCCCGGACCCCACCCGACCCTGTTGTACGGGTACGGCGGATTCGACATCGCGGTGCCACCCAGCTTCTCGGCCCTGTTCGCCGGGTGGATCGCCGCGGGCGGCGTGCTGGTGGTGGCGAACCTGCGGGGCGGGGGAGAGTTCGGCACCGCCTGGCACGAGGCCGGCATGCGGCAGCACAAGCAGCGGGTCTTCGACGACCTGTACGGGTGCGCCGAGGCCCTGATCGCCGACGGCACCACCAGTGCCGCCCAGCTGGCGGTGCACGGTCGCAGCAACGGGGGCCTGCTGGTCGGCGCGGCCATCACGCAACGGCCGGAACTGTTCGCCGCGGCGCTGCCCACGGTCGGGGTGATGGACATGCTGCGCTTCCACCGGTTCACCATCGGCTGGGCCTGGACCAGCGAGTACGGCAGCCCCGACCGTGCGGAGGACTTCCCGGTGCTGCACGCCTACTCGCCCCTGCACGCGCTCCGGGAGGGTGTCCGCTATCCGCCGACGCTCATCAGCACCGGCGACCACGACGACCGCGTGGTGCCCGCCCACTCGCTGAAATTCGGGGCGCAGATGCAGTTCTGCCAGGCCGGCCCGGGTCCGGTGCTGATGCGGATCGACACCCGGGCCGGGCACGGCGTGGGCAAGCCGGCCCGGGCGCTGGCCCAGGAGTACGCCGATCAGCTCGCCTTCGCCGCGCGGTGGACCGGGCTGAGGTCGGACTGA
- a CDS encoding MDR family MFS transporter: MLATSLVALDSTIIATAVPSVVKTLGGFAEFPWLFSIYLLAQAVSVPIYAKVADMFGRKPVILLGIGLFLVGSILCGVAWSMPALIAFRALQGLGAGAVQPMSITIVGDIYTLQERARVQGYLASVWGISAVVGPALGGVFSEWVSWRWIFFVNIPMCFLAGWMLWRRFHENVVRQPHRIDYLGAVLLTVGCSLLILGLLEGGQSWAWDSAVGISVFVIGLLSLTAFVFVERGAAEPVLPLWIFRRRVLVSGSAVSLAVGAVLLGLTSYVPTYVQTVLGAGPLVAGFALATLTIGWPIAASLAGRLYLRIGFRSTVLIGGAVALAGTALTVGLGRHSSIWTVGIDCFVIGVGLGLVASPTLVAAQSSVGWAERGVVTGTNMFSRSIGSAVGVALFGALANSVLNASGHPDQSAAAVNVASHHVFVAIVVACAVMVLASVLLPARRNQVVV; the protein is encoded by the coding sequence ATGTTGGCGACCTCCCTGGTCGCGCTGGACTCGACCATCATCGCCACGGCCGTCCCCTCGGTGGTGAAGACCCTGGGTGGCTTCGCCGAGTTCCCCTGGCTGTTCTCGATCTACCTGCTGGCGCAGGCGGTGTCGGTGCCGATCTACGCCAAGGTGGCCGACATGTTCGGCCGGAAGCCGGTGATCCTGCTGGGAATCGGGCTGTTCCTCGTCGGGTCGATCCTGTGCGGGGTGGCCTGGAGCATGCCGGCCCTGATCGCGTTCCGGGCCCTGCAGGGCCTCGGCGCCGGGGCGGTGCAGCCGATGAGCATCACCATCGTGGGCGACATCTACACCCTGCAGGAGCGGGCCAGGGTGCAGGGCTACCTGGCCAGCGTCTGGGGCATCTCGGCCGTCGTCGGGCCGGCGTTGGGCGGTGTGTTCAGCGAGTGGGTCTCCTGGCGGTGGATCTTCTTCGTGAACATCCCGATGTGCTTCCTGGCCGGGTGGATGCTGTGGCGCCGGTTCCACGAGAACGTCGTCCGCCAGCCGCACCGGATCGACTACCTCGGTGCCGTCCTGCTCACCGTCGGCTGCTCCCTGCTGATCCTGGGCCTGCTGGAAGGCGGTCAGAGCTGGGCCTGGGACTCCGCCGTTGGCATCTCCGTCTTCGTCATCGGACTGCTCTCGCTGACGGCGTTCGTCTTCGTGGAGCGCGGGGCCGCCGAACCGGTCCTCCCGCTGTGGATCTTCCGGCGCCGGGTGCTGGTCAGTGGCAGCGCCGTCTCGCTGGCCGTCGGCGCGGTGCTGCTGGGCCTGACCTCCTATGTCCCGACCTACGTCCAGACCGTGCTCGGCGCCGGTCCGCTGGTCGCGGGGTTCGCGCTGGCCACCCTGACCATCGGCTGGCCGATCGCGGCCTCCCTGGCCGGCCGGCTCTACCTGCGCATCGGGTTCCGGTCCACCGTGCTGATCGGCGGCGCGGTGGCTCTGGCCGGGACGGCGCTGACCGTCGGGCTGGGACGGCACTCGTCGATCTGGACGGTCGGAATCGACTGCTTCGTCATCGGGGTCGGACTCGGACTGGTGGCCAGCCCGACGCTGGTCGCCGCGCAGTCCAGCGTCGGGTGGGCCGAGCGCGGCGTCGTGACCGGGACCAACATGTTCAGCCGATCGATCGGCAGCGCCGTCGGCGTGGCCCTGTTCGGTGCCCTGGCCAACTCCGTTCTGAACGCCTCCGGCCACCCCGACCAGTCGGCCGCGGCCGTCAATGTGGCGTCCCACCACGTGTTCGTCGCCATCGTGGTCGCCTGCGCCGTCATGGTGCTGGCCTCCGTCCTGCTGCCGGCCCGCCGGAATCAGGTGGTCGTCTGA
- a CDS encoding amidohydrolase, which translates to MTTTLFRGGRVHTAADPEATALAVTDGVISWIGGEHAVEMAGRPDHVVQLDGALVAPGFVDAHVHSTDAGLALIGLDLSAATTLADCLVRIASAANAVEPGGLVWGHGWDETRWPENRPPTRAEIDAAVGDRPTYLSRVDVHSALVSTTLAAGLPDLALHPDIPPTRGAHHAVRNRAKALLTPERRTQAQTAFLTAAAAAGIVEVHECASGDEPGRADLASLLALDVPISVLGYLASAVADPAEATALLRLTGAVALAGDLSVDGAIGSRTAALTSPYADDPQACGTRYLSDDELTDHLWACAVAGVQPGFHAIGDDGVSAVGRALRRAIDRLGPNGTVKLAGVVPRIEHAEMADAEAIAAFAATGTVASVQPMFDAEWGGDQGMYARRLGADRARPMNPFAALASAGVALALGSDAPVTAARPWQAVQAAVHHHTAGSGLSPRAAFTAHTRGGHRAAGRTDRGVGTIAVGAPAHLAIFAAGELVRPAANPRVARWSTDPRSRVPLLPDLTPGAGLPTTLATLVGGRVAFDTGLLADLTESVG; encoded by the coding sequence ATGACGACGACCCTGTTCCGCGGTGGGCGCGTGCACACCGCCGCCGACCCGGAGGCCACCGCCCTGGCCGTCACCGACGGGGTGATCAGCTGGATCGGCGGGGAACACGCGGTCGAGATGGCCGGTCGCCCCGACCACGTGGTTCAGCTCGACGGTGCCCTGGTCGCACCGGGATTCGTCGATGCCCACGTGCACAGCACGGACGCCGGTCTGGCCCTGATCGGCCTCGACCTGTCGGCCGCGACGACCCTCGCGGACTGCCTGGTCCGGATCGCGAGCGCGGCGAACGCCGTCGAGCCCGGAGGCCTGGTGTGGGGACACGGCTGGGACGAGACCCGGTGGCCGGAGAACCGGCCGCCGACGCGGGCCGAGATCGACGCCGCGGTCGGGGACCGCCCGACCTACTTGAGCCGGGTCGACGTGCATTCCGCCCTGGTCAGCACGACACTGGCGGCCGGGTTGCCCGATCTCGCCCTCCATCCCGACATCCCGCCGACCCGCGGCGCCCACCACGCGGTCCGGAACCGGGCCAAGGCGTTGCTCACCCCGGAGCGCCGCACGCAGGCCCAGACGGCGTTCCTGACGGCGGCGGCCGCGGCCGGCATCGTCGAGGTGCACGAGTGTGCGAGCGGCGACGAGCCCGGCCGCGCCGACCTGGCTTCCCTGCTGGCGCTGGACGTGCCGATCTCGGTGCTGGGCTACCTGGCCTCGGCGGTCGCCGACCCGGCGGAGGCCACCGCATTGCTGCGTCTGACCGGGGCCGTGGCGCTGGCCGGCGATCTGTCCGTCGACGGGGCCATCGGTTCCCGGACGGCCGCCCTGACCTCTCCGTACGCCGACGACCCGCAGGCTTGTGGCACCCGGTACCTGAGCGACGACGAATTGACCGACCATCTGTGGGCCTGCGCCGTGGCCGGCGTCCAGCCCGGCTTCCACGCGATCGGCGACGACGGGGTGAGCGCGGTCGGCCGGGCCCTGCGCCGGGCGATCGACCGGCTCGGCCCGAACGGAACGGTGAAGTTGGCCGGCGTGGTGCCCCGCATCGAGCACGCCGAGATGGCCGACGCCGAGGCCATCGCCGCGTTCGCGGCGACCGGGACCGTGGCCAGCGTGCAACCCATGTTCGACGCCGAATGGGGCGGAGACCAAGGCATGTACGCCCGCCGGCTGGGGGCCGACCGCGCCCGCCCGATGAACCCGTTCGCCGCCCTCGCCTCGGCCGGGGTCGCCCTGGCCCTCGGCTCCGACGCCCCGGTCACCGCGGCCCGGCCGTGGCAGGCCGTGCAGGCCGCGGTCCATCACCACACCGCCGGGTCCGGCCTGTCGCCCCGCGCCGCGTTCACGGCCCACACCCGCGGCGGCCACCGGGCCGCCGGCCGCACCGACCGGGGAGTGGGCACCATTGCGGTGGGCGCTCCGGCCCACCTGGCGATCTTCGCCGCGGGCGAGCTGGTGCGCCCGGCGGCGAACCCGCGGGTGGCGCGATGGTCGACCGACCCGCGATCCCGGGTTCCGCTGCTGCCGGACCTCACCCCGGGGGCGGGCCTCCCGACCACCCTCGCCACTCTGGTCGGCGGACGGGTGGCGTTCGACACCGGCCTGCTGGCCGACCTCACCGAATCCGTCGGCTGA
- the lnt gene encoding apolipoprotein N-acyltransferase has product MASPAVDRAPSADLVRLTRKRLQQSGHPGRLHRWKASLLGVGGLRVLAAVVGGYALNLSFAPTTLWWMAPVGLALLGLSVHGRRLRPALGLGLLFGLAFYLPLLNWTTVYVGPVATALAVAEALLTMPVGALIASASRRLPLWPIWAAAAWIAAEALRARFPFGGFPWGGIAYSQPDGPLLPAASLLGASGLAFLTALAGFALSGLARAVWNHRRHLRPMLLLAPVMLVAVPFVLGVVGLRTEQSGSDAPHKTIAVVQGNVPQPGLEFNARRRAVTDMHVKETQKLAAAVRAGTAPKPELVIWPENASDIDPYTNSDAFAEIDQAVRDIGVPTLVGAVVGAGQPGQSYNMGIVWDPVTGPAAKLSDQTYSKMHPVPFGEYMPWRSFFRIFSAKVDLQQGEFLPGRRPGNLTMNGVKIGDVICFEVVYDGIVRDVVKGGAQVLVVQTNNATFGYTNETYQQQAMSRVRAVEHGREVLISSTSGVSAVIRPDGSVESSIGLFTAGYMDASVPLISATTPGTVIGGPLEWVLAIGFLAGLAFVTVRERRRRNSGTGDSTGAESSPGPATA; this is encoded by the coding sequence GTGGCATCTCCCGCGGTCGATCGCGCCCCGTCCGCCGACCTCGTGCGGCTAACCCGGAAACGGCTGCAGCAGTCGGGCCATCCCGGCCGCCTGCACCGGTGGAAGGCTTCGCTGCTCGGTGTGGGCGGACTGCGTGTCCTGGCCGCCGTCGTCGGGGGCTATGCGCTCAATCTGTCCTTCGCACCGACCACGTTGTGGTGGATGGCACCCGTCGGGCTGGCCCTGCTCGGCCTGTCGGTGCACGGCCGCCGGCTCCGGCCGGCCCTTGGCCTCGGCCTTCTGTTCGGCCTGGCCTTCTACCTCCCGCTGCTCAACTGGACGACGGTGTACGTCGGGCCGGTGGCCACCGCGCTGGCGGTGGCCGAGGCGCTGCTGACCATGCCCGTCGGTGCCCTGATCGCGTCGGCGTCGCGCCGCCTTCCGCTGTGGCCGATCTGGGCCGCCGCGGCCTGGATCGCCGCTGAGGCGCTGCGGGCCAGGTTCCCGTTCGGCGGCTTCCCCTGGGGCGGCATCGCCTACTCGCAGCCCGACGGCCCGCTGCTGCCCGCCGCGTCGCTCCTGGGGGCCTCGGGGCTGGCCTTCCTCACCGCGTTGGCCGGGTTCGCTCTCAGCGGCCTGGCCCGTGCCGTCTGGAACCACCGCCGGCACCTGCGCCCCATGCTGCTGCTGGCGCCGGTGATGCTGGTCGCCGTGCCGTTCGTGCTGGGCGTCGTGGGCCTGCGGACCGAGCAGAGCGGGTCCGACGCGCCCCACAAGACGATCGCCGTCGTCCAGGGGAACGTGCCGCAGCCCGGGCTGGAGTTCAATGCCCGCCGGCGGGCCGTCACCGACATGCACGTCAAGGAGACGCAGAAGCTGGCGGCGGCGGTGAGGGCGGGGACGGCGCCGAAACCGGAGCTCGTCATCTGGCCGGAGAACGCCTCCGACATCGACCCGTACACCAATTCCGACGCGTTCGCCGAGATCGATCAGGCGGTCAGGGACATCGGTGTGCCCACCCTGGTCGGAGCGGTGGTCGGCGCCGGCCAGCCGGGGCAGAGCTACAACATGGGCATCGTCTGGGATCCGGTGACCGGCCCGGCGGCCAAGCTGTCGGACCAGACCTACAGCAAGATGCACCCGGTGCCGTTCGGCGAGTACATGCCGTGGCGGTCGTTCTTCCGGATCTTCTCCGCCAAGGTCGACCTGCAGCAGGGTGAGTTCCTGCCCGGGCGGCGTCCCGGCAACCTCACCATGAACGGCGTGAAGATCGGCGACGTCATCTGTTTCGAGGTGGTCTACGACGGCATCGTCCGCGACGTGGTCAAGGGTGGGGCGCAGGTCCTGGTGGTGCAGACCAACAACGCCACCTTCGGCTACACCAACGAGACCTACCAGCAGCAGGCGATGAGTCGCGTGCGGGCCGTGGAACACGGGCGGGAGGTGCTGATCTCCTCGACCAGCGGGGTGTCGGCGGTGATCCGGCCGGACGGCAGCGTGGAGTCCTCCATCGGGTTGTTCACCGCCGGCTACATGGACGCCTCGGTGCCCCTGATCTCGGCCACGACGCCGGGAACGGTCATCGGGGGTCCGCTGGAATGGGTGCTGGCCATCGGCTTCCTGGCCGGCCTGGCTTTCGTGACGGTGCGGGAACGCCGCCGTCGGAACTCCGGCACCGGCGATTCGACGGGCGCCGAGTCGTCCCCCGGTCCCGCGACCGCATAG